A region of Methyloversatilis discipulorum DNA encodes the following proteins:
- a CDS encoding cyclic nucleotide-binding domain-containing protein, whose product MQKQRICSASDVPDNGMKSYDIEGMKILVVNAGECFHAYQGLCPHQDVCLDEGYFDGQLLTCHQHLWQWDIRTGEAVGLAEAPLEKYEVEVSEGEIFVLQSSALKAVDMLKDVSAASLERLEALARREQLSAGTVIYEVDDPADDLYVLESGRVEFTIGRDDRTRLAGFMLRKGEVFGWAALLEQHPRRIARAVCHEDSVLLRLNGEAMLDALEADPISGLMVMRRLATLVARHTTGPQNS is encoded by the coding sequence ATGCAAAAACAGCGAATCTGCAGCGCGTCTGACGTCCCGGACAACGGGATGAAGAGCTACGACATCGAGGGCATGAAGATCCTCGTGGTGAATGCCGGCGAGTGCTTCCATGCATATCAGGGGCTGTGTCCGCACCAGGATGTGTGCCTCGACGAAGGTTACTTCGACGGCCAGTTGCTCACCTGTCACCAGCATTTGTGGCAGTGGGACATCCGGACCGGCGAAGCCGTCGGCCTGGCGGAGGCGCCGCTCGAAAAGTACGAGGTGGAGGTCAGCGAGGGCGAGATCTTCGTACTGCAATCGAGTGCGCTCAAGGCGGTGGACATGTTGAAGGACGTCTCCGCTGCGTCGCTCGAGCGCCTCGAAGCGCTGGCCCGACGCGAGCAGCTCTCCGCGGGCACGGTGATCTACGAGGTCGATGACCCGGCTGATGACCTCTACGTGCTCGAGTCAGGGCGCGTGGAATTCACGATAGGGCGCGACGACCGCACGCGGCTCGCGGGCTTCATGTTGCGCAAGGGTGAGGTGTTCGGCTGGGCGGCTCTGCTCGAACAGCATCCCCGCCGCATCGCCCGCGCGGTCTGCCACGAGGACTCGGTGCTGTTGCGGCTGAACGGCGAGGCCATGCTCGATGCGCTGGAGGCCGATCCGATCTCGGGGCTGATGGTGATGCGACGGCTGGCGACGCTGGTCGCGCGCCACACGACAGGACCTCAGAACAGTTAG
- a CDS encoding molybdopterin oxidoreductase family protein, producing MSTVRLSNPHAEPVEELDVKKTTCYMCACRCGIRVHLRNGEVRYIDGNPDHPLNQGVICAKGASGIMKQQSPARLTQPLIRRPGTERGAGEFDEISWEEVFTLLAERLKKLRETDPKKFALFTGRDQMQALTGMFAKQFGTPNYAAHGGFCSVNMAAGMIYTIGGSFWEFGGPDLERSKLFIMIGTAEDHHSNPMKVALSKFKRNGGRFVSINPVRTGYSAIADEWVPIKPGTDGALLLALCHEIIAKGLYDREFLARYTNAGQLVMQNPDADDFGLFAMDPEGDPVNPDYPHNKYWWDRLTDKLVPTHTPGADPRLRGCYALPDGTPVKPAFQLLLDRLKSYTPEWAEGICGVPADTIRRLAHEMGVTARDQKIHLPISWTDSWGVEHDHVTGNPVSFHAMRGLAAHSNGFHTIRALAILMSLLGTIDRPGGFRHKAPFPRAIPPIAKPPRGPHAVKPNSPLDGMPLGFPADPADLCVDDDGRPVRIDKGFSWEYPLSAHGLMHNVITNAWRGDPYPIDTLLIFMANMAWNSTMNTSEVRQMLNDKGEDGEYRIPFIVVCDAFQSEMTGFADLILPDTTYLERHDVMSILDRPISEFDGPVDSVRIPVVEPKGQCKPFQEVLIELGSRLGLPAFVRPDGSRKFRDYPDFIVNYETEPGSGIGFLAGWRGVDGQKAIRGEPNPKQWEMYAKNNCVFHYVLPASYQYMRNWNKGYMEWAQRVRMRRDADPILIHLYSDVMQRFRLAAQGRRPGRRPPPELRERVEKYFDPLPFYYPPLESQSTDTTRYPLNAVTQRPMAMYHSWDSQNAWLRQIHAHNYLHVNPATARAAGIGDGDWMWAESPWGKVRCMCRYSEAVEAGTVWTWNAIGKASNAWNLGPMANEARKGFLLNHLISEELPMQGSSRRMSNSDPVTGQAAWYDVRVRIYRAGDDEPKESWPQFEPMKTLPGVTKKRPGVLTYFVGNWKKRS from the coding sequence ATGAGCACAGTCCGTCTGTCGAACCCGCATGCCGAGCCGGTGGAGGAACTGGATGTCAAGAAGACCACCTGTTACATGTGCGCCTGTCGTTGCGGCATCCGCGTACATCTGCGTAACGGCGAGGTCCGCTACATCGACGGTAATCCGGACCATCCGCTGAACCAGGGTGTCATCTGCGCCAAGGGCGCGTCCGGCATCATGAAGCAGCAGTCGCCGGCGCGACTGACCCAGCCCCTTATCCGCAGGCCCGGTACCGAGCGCGGCGCTGGCGAGTTCGACGAGATCAGCTGGGAAGAGGTCTTCACGCTGCTCGCCGAGCGCCTGAAGAAGCTGCGCGAAACCGACCCGAAAAAATTCGCGCTGTTTACCGGCCGCGACCAGATGCAGGCGCTCACCGGCATGTTCGCCAAGCAGTTCGGTACACCGAACTACGCAGCGCACGGCGGCTTCTGCTCGGTCAACATGGCGGCCGGCATGATCTACACGATAGGCGGTTCCTTCTGGGAGTTCGGCGGCCCCGACCTCGAACGCTCGAAGCTGTTCATCATGATCGGCACGGCGGAGGACCACCACTCCAATCCGATGAAGGTGGCGCTGTCGAAATTCAAGCGCAACGGCGGCCGCTTCGTGTCCATCAATCCGGTGCGTACCGGCTATTCGGCGATCGCCGACGAATGGGTGCCGATCAAGCCCGGCACCGACGGCGCCCTGCTGCTGGCGCTGTGTCACGAAATCATCGCCAAGGGGCTGTACGACCGGGAGTTCCTGGCGCGTTACACCAACGCCGGCCAGCTGGTGATGCAGAACCCCGACGCCGACGATTTCGGGCTGTTCGCGATGGACCCCGAGGGCGATCCGGTGAACCCGGACTACCCGCACAACAAGTACTGGTGGGATCGCCTGACCGACAAGCTGGTACCGACCCACACGCCGGGCGCCGATCCGCGCCTGCGCGGCTGCTATGCGCTGCCGGACGGCACACCGGTGAAACCGGCGTTCCAGCTGCTGCTCGATCGCCTCAAGAGCTACACGCCGGAATGGGCGGAGGGCATCTGCGGCGTTCCGGCGGACACCATCCGCCGGCTGGCGCACGAAATGGGCGTGACGGCCCGTGACCAGAAGATCCACCTGCCGATCTCGTGGACCGACTCGTGGGGCGTCGAACACGACCACGTCACCGGCAATCCGGTGTCCTTCCACGCGATGCGCGGACTGGCCGCTCACTCGAACGGCTTCCACACGATACGTGCGCTGGCCATCCTGATGTCGCTGCTGGGGACCATCGATCGCCCCGGTGGCTTCCGCCACAAGGCGCCCTTCCCGCGCGCTATTCCGCCGATCGCCAAGCCGCCGCGCGGCCCGCATGCGGTCAAGCCCAACAGTCCGCTGGACGGCATGCCGCTGGGCTTCCCGGCGGACCCGGCCGATCTGTGCGTCGATGACGACGGGCGGCCGGTGCGCATCGACAAGGGCTTCTCGTGGGAGTACCCGCTGTCGGCGCACGGCCTGATGCACAACGTGATCACCAACGCATGGCGCGGTGACCCGTATCCGATCGACACCCTGCTCATCTTCATGGCGAACATGGCGTGGAACTCGACCATGAACACCAGCGAAGTGCGCCAGATGCTGAACGACAAGGGTGAGGACGGCGAGTACCGCATTCCCTTCATCGTGGTCTGCGACGCCTTCCAGTCGGAAATGACGGGATTCGCCGACCTCATCCTGCCCGACACCACCTATCTGGAACGGCACGACGTGATGTCGATACTCGACCGGCCGATCTCCGAGTTCGACGGTCCGGTCGACTCGGTGCGCATTCCGGTGGTGGAGCCCAAGGGGCAGTGCAAGCCCTTCCAGGAAGTGCTGATCGAACTGGGCAGCCGGCTCGGTCTGCCGGCCTTCGTGCGGCCGGATGGCTCGCGCAAGTTCCGCGACTACCCCGACTTCATCGTGAACTACGAAACCGAGCCGGGATCGGGCATCGGCTTCCTTGCCGGCTGGCGCGGCGTTGACGGCCAGAAGGCCATACGCGGCGAGCCGAACCCGAAGCAGTGGGAAATGTATGCGAAGAACAACTGCGTCTTCCATTACGTTCTGCCCGCGTCCTATCAGTACATGCGCAACTGGAACAAGGGCTATATGGAGTGGGCGCAGCGGGTGCGCATGCGGCGTGACGCGGACCCGATCCTGATCCACCTGTACTCCGACGTGATGCAGCGCTTCCGGCTGGCCGCGCAAGGGCGACGGCCGGGTCGCCGGCCGCCGCCGGAACTGCGCGAGCGCGTCGAGAAGTACTTCGACCCGCTGCCCTTCTACTACCCGCCGCTGGAATCGCAGAGCACCGACACCACGCGCTACCCGCTGAACGCGGTGACGCAGCGGCCGATGGCGATGTACCACTCGTGGGATTCGCAGAACGCCTGGCTGCGGCAGATACACGCGCACAACTACCTGCACGTGAATCCAGCCACCGCACGCGCCGCCGGCATCGGCGACGGCGACTGGATGTGGGCGGAATCGCCCTGGGGCAAGGTGCGCTGCATGTGCCGCTACAGCGAGGCGGTCGAGGCCGGAACCGTATGGACCTGGAACGCGATCGGCAAGGCGAGCAACGCGTGGAACCTCGGCCCGATGGCCAACGAGGCGCGCAAGGGCTTCCTGCTGAACCACCTGATCTCCGAAGAACTGCCGATGCAGGGCAGTTCGCGGCGCATGTCGAATTCCGATCCGGTGACCGGACAGGCGGCCTGGTACGACGTGCGCGTGCGCATCTATCGCGCCGGCGACGACGAGCCCAAGGAGAGCTGGCCGCAGTTCGAGCCGATGAAAACCTTGCCGGGCGTGACGAAGAAGCGCCCCGGCGTCCTGACCTACTTCGTCGGCAACTGGAAGAAGCGCTCGTGA
- a CDS encoding aromatic ring-hydroxylating oxygenase subunit alpha, which yields MSRNAVEWKQTPSFPESHYVDTRIYTEEDIFLDEQRKIFNKCWIIACHESEIPNAYDYRTFSHPGGPPLIVIRGEDMKVRTFYNICPHRGNTLLYEPVGNAKRITCIFHAWSFNATGDCIDISRGKEGYQDRFGCKDAGLREVKTELGFGGFVWVNVDDESCTLKEYIGEAMGMLDEHLDQPLEVFHYHKAIVNTNYKLWHDTNSEFYHDYMHYFNRITGMIQPGYFDRKYTGYPNGHASVGSMAIKYDAYEGSKARGVGWPGLAPGGWVLIDIFPGMTYNLRTSVLRMDTAIPLGPNKLLIEFRGLGLKSDTPEQRAERIRDHNMIWGPFGRNLHEDLLGVHGQGLAMRERTDSRWVIHGREENMTIHDEGGMRHFYAEWSRRMGRKAYDPYGEQAVAAK from the coding sequence ATGTCTCGCAACGCAGTGGAGTGGAAGCAGACGCCGAGCTTCCCTGAATCTCACTATGTCGATACGCGCATCTATACCGAGGAAGACATCTTTCTCGACGAGCAGCGCAAGATCTTCAACAAGTGCTGGATCATTGCCTGCCACGAGTCGGAGATTCCGAACGCCTACGACTACCGCACGTTCAGCCATCCCGGCGGGCCGCCGCTCATCGTGATTCGCGGTGAGGACATGAAGGTGCGGACCTTCTACAACATCTGTCCGCATCGCGGCAACACGCTGCTTTACGAGCCGGTCGGAAACGCCAAGCGCATTACCTGCATCTTCCACGCGTGGTCGTTCAACGCGACAGGCGACTGCATCGACATCTCCCGCGGCAAGGAGGGCTATCAGGACCGCTTTGGCTGCAAGGATGCAGGGCTGCGCGAGGTGAAGACCGAACTGGGCTTCGGCGGCTTCGTGTGGGTGAACGTCGATGACGAGAGCTGCACCCTGAAGGAATACATCGGCGAGGCGATGGGCATGCTCGACGAGCATCTGGACCAGCCGCTCGAGGTGTTCCACTACCACAAGGCGATCGTGAATACGAACTACAAGCTGTGGCACGACACGAACAGCGAGTTCTATCACGACTACATGCATTACTTCAATCGCATCACCGGCATGATCCAGCCGGGCTACTTCGACCGGAAGTACACCGGCTATCCGAACGGACACGCGTCGGTGGGTTCGATGGCGATCAAGTACGACGCCTACGAGGGCAGCAAGGCGCGCGGCGTGGGCTGGCCTGGTCTGGCGCCGGGCGGCTGGGTGCTCATCGATATCTTCCCCGGCATGACCTACAACCTGCGCACCTCGGTGCTGCGCATGGACACCGCCATCCCGCTCGGCCCGAACAAGCTGCTGATCGAGTTCCGCGGGCTCGGACTCAAGAGCGATACGCCCGAGCAACGCGCCGAGCGCATCCGTGACCACAACATGATCTGGGGGCCGTTCGGCCGCAACCTGCACGAAGACCTGCTCGGCGTGCATGGCCAGGGGCTCGCGATGCGCGAGCGCACGGACAGCCGGTGGGTGATCCATGGGCGCGAGGAGAACATGACCATCCACGATGAAGGCGGGATGCGTCACTTCTATGCCGAGTGGAGCCGCCGCATGGGACGCAAGGCCTACGACCCGTACGGCGAACAGGCCGTTGCGGCGAAGTGA
- a CDS encoding 2Fe-2S iron-sulfur cluster-binding protein, which yields MKIQVNARNRTHLFEASPGEKILHGGLARGIALPYECASGTCGTCKAKRVSGDIDDAWPDAPGRKSLKSADEFLMCQCVARTDVVAEVPAFVQMMDTGSCVPCAGTGRIASTEMLTHDVMLIDVETDAPVEFDAGQFVLLGVDDVEGMRGWSMVNFDRHARTLRFVVRRKPDGVLSDWLFGGASRAGTRVSLFGPLGHATFYPSLGRDLLCIAGGSGIAGVMSILSRAEQDEYFSRHSGDVFFGIRTSRDVYFLDEFTRLRRVCGEGLAVTVALSDEDPPSSLVSDYPLIRFDRGFVHEVAKRHMVGRLGNVIAYLAGPPPAVDASIRMLLLSRVTADNIRYDKFS from the coding sequence ATGAAAATCCAGGTCAACGCACGAAACCGGACGCATCTGTTCGAAGCTTCACCGGGCGAGAAGATCCTGCACGGCGGTCTGGCGCGGGGCATCGCACTTCCCTACGAATGTGCCAGTGGAACCTGTGGGACCTGCAAGGCGAAGCGGGTGTCCGGCGACATCGATGACGCCTGGCCTGACGCGCCCGGACGCAAGAGCCTGAAGTCGGCGGACGAGTTCCTGATGTGTCAGTGCGTGGCCCGGACCGATGTCGTGGCCGAGGTACCCGCCTTCGTACAGATGATGGATACCGGCTCCTGCGTGCCCTGCGCAGGTACCGGGCGCATCGCCTCGACCGAGATGCTCACGCACGACGTGATGCTGATCGATGTCGAAACGGACGCACCGGTGGAATTCGACGCCGGCCAGTTCGTGCTGCTCGGTGTCGACGATGTCGAAGGCATGCGCGGGTGGTCGATGGTCAATTTTGATCGCCATGCGCGCACCTTGCGCTTCGTCGTCCGGCGCAAGCCGGACGGCGTGCTCTCCGACTGGCTGTTCGGCGGTGCGTCACGCGCCGGCACACGCGTTTCGCTGTTCGGGCCGCTGGGGCACGCAACCTTCTACCCCAGCCTCGGACGCGACCTGCTGTGCATCGCGGGCGGCAGCGGTATCGCCGGCGTCATGTCCATCCTCTCCCGCGCCGAACAGGACGAGTACTTCAGCCGCCACTCGGGCGATGTGTTCTTCGGCATCCGTACGTCGCGCGATGTGTACTTTCTCGACGAGTTCACGCGCCTGCGTCGTGTCTGTGGCGAGGGGCTTGCGGTCACCGTCGCGCTGAGCGACGAGGACCCACCGTCCTCCCTGGTCAGTGACTACCCGCTGATCCGCTTCGATCGCGGCTTCGTGCACGAGGTGGCGAAGCGGCACATGGTGGGCCGTCTGGGCAATGTCATTGCCTATCTCGCAGGGCCGCCTCCGGCGGTCGATGCCTCGATCCGGATGCTGCTGCTGTCGCGCGTCACCGCGGACAACATCCGGTACGACAAATTCAGCTAG
- a CDS encoding aromatic-ring-hydroxylating dioxygenase subunit beta: MDTRTAITELIHRSGLIMDERDFKGYLDLCAPDYQYRITAYSPEIRKDMTWLEHDKAGMKSLFENLHRHNSDKSPISRHINVCLVDIDEAAEEASVTSTIEVFRTTLDGGETELFAVGKLYDTVTLGHDGPALRSRNVRLDTRLLGYGYHIPF, translated from the coding sequence GTGGATACCAGAACCGCCATTACCGAACTCATCCACAGATCCGGTCTGATCATGGACGAGCGGGATTTCAAGGGCTATCTCGACCTGTGTGCGCCGGATTACCAGTACCGGATCACCGCATACAGCCCCGAGATCCGCAAGGACATGACGTGGCTGGAGCATGACAAGGCCGGCATGAAGTCGCTGTTCGAGAACCTGCATCGGCACAACAGCGACAAGTCGCCGATCAGCCGTCACATCAATGTCTGCCTGGTCGACATCGATGAAGCGGCCGAAGAGGCCAGCGTCACCAGCACGATCGAGGTGTTCCGCACCACGCTCGATGGTGGCGAGACCGAACTGTTCGCGGTGGGCAAGCTGTACGACACGGTGACGCTGGGCCATGACGGCCCGGCGCTGCGCAGTCGGAACGTGCGCCTCGATACGCGGCTGCTCGGCTACGGCTATCACATTCCGTTCTGA
- a CDS encoding ABC transporter permease subunit yields MEQVERLLKRTLPFQVVSPETLDGIAEISRHEVFKAGEVIYGAGQPAEEVYVLVSGRVAHRIDPEIKARVHEKELQVGDVFGWAAILEGEKVRLADVACIEAAEVLKIDGTRLLELLRKDVNFGEAALKSFSQLISQQYYLPPSVSGRVPTTLSKVGDTRTPASNQAEPQTASAWTLTMYRAGEWLRSPDPYLMMVGFALMLGFWYLTVEVLKLPRFEDLPGLTTVVKEWFAEDPVYGMSIYTAEYYQHIWVSIRRVAIAFLLATALGVPLGLFLGWSRSFREYVFPVFELLRPIPILAWVPLAIIMFSGSETPVIFLTFLASFFATALNTMLGVESIDESYTRAAACLGANRWQVFKEVIVPGSMPYVFTGLQISVGVAWFSLVAGEMVSGQYGLGYVINTSYTMVRYPTIIIGMVTLGIVGYTTSAMVRVAGNYMMQWRLREMALGGR; encoded by the coding sequence ATGGAACAAGTCGAACGCTTGCTTAAGCGGACCTTGCCCTTCCAGGTCGTGTCGCCGGAAACGCTGGACGGCATTGCCGAGATCTCGAGACATGAGGTCTTCAAGGCGGGTGAGGTCATCTACGGGGCTGGTCAGCCAGCTGAAGAGGTCTATGTACTGGTCTCTGGCCGGGTAGCGCACCGGATCGATCCGGAAATCAAGGCGCGTGTGCATGAGAAGGAACTGCAGGTCGGGGACGTCTTCGGCTGGGCGGCGATACTCGAGGGCGAGAAGGTGCGGCTTGCCGACGTCGCCTGCATCGAGGCGGCCGAAGTCCTGAAGATCGACGGCACCCGCCTGCTGGAGCTTCTGCGCAAGGACGTCAATTTCGGCGAGGCGGCGCTGAAGAGCTTTTCTCAGCTCATCAGCCAGCAGTACTACCTGCCGCCGTCGGTGTCCGGGCGCGTGCCCACCACGTTGTCCAAGGTGGGGGATACGCGCACACCCGCCTCGAATCAGGCGGAACCGCAGACGGCCTCGGCGTGGACGCTGACCATGTACCGCGCCGGAGAGTGGCTCAGGAGCCCCGATCCCTACCTGATGATGGTGGGTTTCGCGCTGATGCTGGGCTTCTGGTACCTGACGGTGGAAGTGCTGAAGCTGCCGCGCTTCGAGGATCTGCCCGGCCTGACTACGGTGGTGAAGGAGTGGTTCGCCGAGGATCCGGTCTATGGCATGTCCATCTACACCGCTGAGTACTACCAGCACATATGGGTGAGCATACGGCGCGTCGCCATTGCCTTCCTGCTGGCGACCGCGCTCGGCGTGCCGCTGGGTCTGTTCCTGGGCTGGTCGCGCAGCTTCCGCGAGTACGTGTTCCCGGTGTTCGAGCTGCTTCGCCCTATCCCCATCCTGGCATGGGTGCCGCTGGCAATCATCATGTTCTCGGGAAGCGAGACGCCAGTCATCTTCCTCACCTTCCTCGCGTCCTTCTTTGCGACCGCACTCAACACGATGCTGGGGGTGGAGTCGATCGACGAGTCCTACACGCGCGCCGCAGCCTGTCTCGGCGCGAATCGGTGGCAGGTGTTCAAGGAAGTGATCGTGCCGGGGTCCATGCCCTATGTGTTCACCGGACTGCAGATCTCGGTCGGCGTTGCGTGGTTCTCGCTGGTGGCCGGTGAGATGGTGTCCGGACAGTACGGACTGGGCTACGTGATCAACACGTCCTACACGATGGTCAGATACCCCACCATCATCATCGGCATGGTGACGCTCGGCATCGTCGGTTACACGACGAGTGCGATGGTCCGGGTTGCCGGCAACTACATGATGCAGTGGCGTCTGCGTGAAATGGCTCTGGGAGGTCGGTGA
- a CDS encoding ABC transporter substrate-binding protein yields the protein MGNLRNRVCRMVSTLLAAAACTLTGGVAQAGDINFGKVGEPVKLVVGYQPYYTESWSGVVMRGKKFYEKYLPKGSKVDFAVGLQGAVVVNAMLAGKQHIGYVGDMPGIVSTTKQQVADIRIVAALGLGKDQCNIFLARKDAPNFASSKEALKWLNGKNVAVPKGSCTDRFAQETFKKESITPGAYLNQNIEVITSGFRAGKLDAAVVWEPTASRLVQEGLAKRVASGTTVDESDGGFLTMREDLIRTRPDVVKAWLNAELDAQLFLADPANAQEIARMAMEQTTGFTERALWSSMFLRYPDSAGGVDQRLLLPFTITPEVQALITDATAFLFAIKSINVDKLRPEAVMPEFTQAVLKERGLTSPIGAVKALPESAYKGN from the coding sequence ATGGGTAATCTCAGGAATCGGGTATGCAGGATGGTGTCGACGCTGCTCGCAGCGGCGGCGTGCACGCTGACAGGTGGCGTCGCGCAGGCTGGCGACATCAACTTCGGCAAGGTCGGCGAACCGGTGAAGCTGGTGGTGGGCTACCAGCCTTACTACACGGAGTCGTGGTCGGGCGTCGTCATGCGCGGCAAGAAGTTCTACGAGAAATACCTGCCCAAGGGCTCGAAGGTCGACTTCGCGGTGGGCCTGCAGGGCGCGGTGGTCGTCAATGCGATGCTCGCAGGCAAGCAGCACATCGGCTACGTCGGCGACATGCCGGGCATCGTGTCGACGACCAAGCAGCAGGTCGCCGACATCCGCATCGTCGCGGCGCTCGGGCTCGGCAAGGACCAGTGCAACATCTTCCTCGCACGCAAGGACGCACCGAACTTCGCATCCTCCAAGGAAGCGCTGAAGTGGCTCAACGGCAAGAACGTAGCGGTGCCCAAAGGCAGTTGCACCGACCGTTTCGCCCAGGAGACCTTCAAGAAGGAGAGCATCACTCCGGGTGCCTATCTGAACCAGAACATCGAAGTCATCACCAGCGGCTTCCGTGCCGGCAAGCTGGATGCTGCGGTGGTCTGGGAACCGACCGCGTCGCGCCTGGTGCAGGAAGGCCTGGCAAAGCGCGTCGCGTCGGGAACGACAGTGGACGAGAGTGACGGCGGCTTTCTCACCATGCGTGAGGATCTGATTCGCACCCGTCCCGATGTCGTGAAGGCCTGGCTGAACGCGGAACTCGACGCCCAGCTCTTCCTTGCGGACCCCGCCAATGCGCAGGAAATCGCCCGCATGGCGATGGAACAGACCACCGGCTTCACCGAGCGGGCGCTCTGGTCGTCGATGTTCCTGCGCTATCCGGACAGCGCCGGCGGCGTCGATCAGCGCCTGCTGCTTCCCTTCACGATCACGCCTGAAGTGCAGGCACTCATCACCGATGCCACCGCCTTCCTGTTCGCCATCAAGAGCATCAACGTCGACAAGCTTCGCCCGGAAGCCGTGATGCCCGAATTCACCCAGGCTGTCCTCAAGGAGCGCGGACTGACCTCACCGATCGGTGCGGTCAAGGCGCTGCCGGAATCCGCTTACAAGGGTAACTGA
- a CDS encoding SulP family inorganic anion transporter: protein MRRWWPMVNRASLRSDAMAGLSGTIILLPQAVAYAHIAGMPPEYGLYAAIIPVIFAALFGSSRHLVSGPTAALSIVVFSTISPLAEPGSATYIAYVLTLTFMVGLMQLALAFARMGMLVNFISHSVVIGFTAGAAMLIAVSQLKNFFGLHYGSGGEFFGTLSRFAAAAGDINWQVAGVGAMTLAAGILTKRHLPRVPYMIVAMVVGSVYALAVKAVLGHDAGIETVSEIPRSLPPLSAPMLSMEVLHQLGAIALAVTLLSLTEALSIARAVGAKSGQHIDGNQEFFGQGLANLAGSFFSGYVSSGSFTRSGINYEAGAVTPLSSVFSACFLVLTLLFFVPLARYLPIASMAAILFMVAYALIDVKHIRAVMRTSRRESAVLFATLASTLVFQLEFAIYAGVILSLVLYLERTARPGIRAAVPAPGEGQYHFVPQRDEPDCPQLKMEFIDGELYFGAIDHVKRHLHQLEEVHPEQRHLLVLAPGINFIDASGADLLAEEARRRRARGGGLYFHRLNEQARSTLERGGQLDDIGRDRLFAIGDDVIGTLYPHFDPQVCANCRNRIFRQCKEWLPDGSPR, encoded by the coding sequence ATGCGGCGCTGGTGGCCGATGGTCAACCGGGCATCGCTGCGCAGCGATGCCATGGCAGGCCTGAGCGGAACCATCATCCTGCTGCCACAGGCGGTGGCCTATGCCCACATCGCCGGAATGCCACCCGAGTACGGTCTCTACGCCGCAATCATTCCGGTCATCTTTGCGGCACTGTTCGGCTCGTCCAGGCATCTGGTATCCGGTCCGACCGCGGCACTTTCCATCGTGGTGTTCTCGACCATCAGCCCGCTGGCCGAGCCGGGCAGCGCGACCTATATCGCCTACGTCCTGACGCTCACTTTCATGGTCGGCCTGATGCAGCTCGCGCTCGCCTTCGCGCGCATGGGCATGCTGGTCAACTTCATCTCGCACAGCGTGGTCATCGGCTTCACGGCAGGCGCGGCCATGCTGATCGCGGTGAGCCAGCTGAAGAACTTCTTCGGTCTGCACTACGGCTCAGGCGGGGAGTTCTTCGGCACGCTGTCCCGCTTTGCGGCAGCAGCAGGTGACATCAACTGGCAGGTGGCGGGCGTGGGCGCGATGACGCTCGCAGCCGGGATACTCACCAAGCGTCACTTGCCCCGCGTGCCCTACATGATCGTGGCCATGGTCGTCGGCAGCGTTTACGCGCTCGCCGTGAAAGCGGTGCTCGGCCACGATGCAGGCATCGAGACGGTGTCGGAGATTCCACGCAGCCTGCCGCCGCTCTCCGCGCCAATGCTGTCCATGGAGGTGCTCCACCAGCTCGGCGCGATAGCGCTCGCCGTCACCCTGCTGTCGCTGACCGAGGCGCTGTCGATCGCGCGCGCCGTGGGCGCCAAGTCGGGCCAGCACATTGATGGCAATCAGGAGTTCTTCGGCCAGGGGCTGGCCAATCTGGCCGGAAGTTTCTTCTCGGGTTACGTGTCGAGCGGCTCGTTCACACGCAGCGGCATCAACTACGAGGCCGGCGCGGTCACGCCGCTGTCGTCGGTGTTCTCGGCCTGCTTCCTTGTTCTGACCTTGCTGTTCTTCGTGCCTTTGGCGCGTTACCTGCCGATCGCGTCGATGGCGGCCATCCTGTTCATGGTCGCCTACGCGCTGATCGACGTGAAGCACATCCGGGCCGTCATGCGCACCAGCCGGCGCGAGTCTGCAGTGCTGTTCGCAACGCTGGCCTCCACGCTCGTGTTCCAGCTCGAGTTCGCAATCTACGCCGGCGTCATTCTCTCTCTGGTGCTTTACCTGGAGCGCACCGCACGACCCGGCATACGCGCCGCCGTACCGGCGCCCGGCGAGGGTCAGTACCACTTCGTTCCGCAGCGCGACGAGCCGGATTGTCCGCAGCTGAAGATGGAGTTCATCGACGGCGAACTGTATTTCGGTGCCATCGATCACGTGAAGCGCCATCTCCATCAGCTGGAGGAAGTCCATCCGGAACAGCGCCATCTACTTGTGCTGGCACCCGGTATCAACTTCATCGACGCATCCGGTGCGGACCTGCTCGCCGAGGAGGCACGCCGGCGGCGCGCGCGCGGAGGCGGACTCTACTTCCATCGGCTGAACGAGCAGGCGCGCAGCACGCTCGAGCGCGGCGGCCAGCTCGACGACATCGGACGGGACAGGCTCTTCGCGATCGGCGACGACGTGATCGGCACGCTCTATCCGCACTTCGATCCGCAGGTCTGCGCGAACTGCCGGAACCGCATCTTCAGGCAATGCAAGGAATGGCTACCCGATGGCAGCCCCCGCTGA